One Oryza brachyantha chromosome 3, ObraRS2, whole genome shotgun sequence DNA segment encodes these proteins:
- the LOC102706735 gene encoding serine/arginine-rich-splicing factor SR34-like isoform X1 — translation MSRRWSRTIYVGNLPGDIREREVEDLFYKYGRIVDIDLKIPPRPPGFAFVEFEDPRDAEDACAGRDGYNFDGHRLRVEPAHGGRGHGSSYDRPSNFGGGRRGVSRHSEYRVMVTGLPSSASWQDLKDHMRKAGDVCFSEVYREGSGTVGIVDYTNYDDMKYAIKKLDDSEFRNAFSHGHIRVKEYDGKRARSYSRSRSPSRSRSKSRSLSKSPRARRSASRSRSRSRSVSSRSRSASKGRSPSRSPAASKSPNASPANEASSPKKRSPSRSPSHSRSPDAKSE, via the exons ATGAGCAGGCGGTGGAGCCGGACGATCTACGTGGGAAACCTCCCCGGCGACAtccgggagagggaggtggaggATCTCTTCTACAAG TATGGACGAATTGTTGACATTGACTTGAAGATCCCTCCGAGGCCGCCAGGTTTTGCTTTTGTTGAG TTTGAAGATCCCCGTGATGCTGAAGATGCATGTGCTGGCAGGGATGGCTATAACTTTGATGGACACCGTCTAAGG GTTGAACCTGCTCATGGTGGGAGAGGTCATGGTTCCTCCTACGACCGTCCCAGCAACTTTGGTGGTGGACGCCGTGGCGTTTCCAGGCACTCAGAATACCGTG TTATGGTTACTGGGTTGCCTTCTTCTGCATCATGGCAAGATCTAAAG GACCATATGCGTAAGGCTGGTGATGTTTGTTTCTCAGAAGTGTATCGCGAAGGCAGTG GTACTGTAGGGATTGTGGACTACACAAACTATGATGACATGAAATATGCT ATAAAGAAGCTTGATGACAGTGAATTCAGGAACGCCTTTTCCCATGGTCACATAAGG GTGAAAGAATATGATGGCAAGCGTGCCCGCTCTTATTCACGTAGCCGGAGCCCAAGTCGTAGTCGAAGCAAAAGCAGGAGTCTAAG CAAATCTCCTAGAGCTCGCCGTTCAGCATCCCGATCTCGATCTCGATCAAGGTCTGTTTCTTCCCGTTCACGGTCAGCATCAAAAGGGCGTTCTCCATCAAG atcGCCAGCAGCATCCAAATCTCCTAATGCTTCT CCTGCAAATGAAGCATCAAGCCCCAAGAAACGGAGCCCAAGCAGGAGCCCATCTCATTCACGGTCTCCTGAT GCAAAATCTGAATAG
- the LOC102706176 gene encoding U3 small nucleolar RNA-associated protein 14-like, whose protein sequence is MAGTRPRGNPKSKALVAGAAHGKKKKSGVTGGAGKRGERCSRHGPRLPTALRRQLDALGPSPSRGSDDEDGEAGSDSGGDDVYEYEEGVPEEEAGKNSRYDAVEKYEYEFDSDASNADEDVPSDEGEDMEEDDAGEDEDEEKQIRILQETTGMPREAFDGGKKKKQPLELPLQPEVGDGPVTIHDLLNNIQGKPGYSKLRKRLQQQEKKPMVVQAPLPKVEREKIERGVVYQESKKEVTKWEPLVKRNREAPTLYFENDLNLGVNTVGAIASEFKPRNEFEKKMAEIIHSTEMMEAHKNDGAKILELNKIDMEDVRDRQDRLAKMRSLLFRHEMKAKRIKKIKSRTYHRMLKKDKLKAASADLEADPEAAKEHAMKQEFKRAEERMRLKHKNTSKWAKRILKRGLDVQDEGTRAAIAAQLQQNALLTRKMNSTKDDSSSSEESSDGEEDDNESEENILNKGKEKILKVLGNDNEIPTSGVFSLPFMERAMKKHEEATYQEARLALEEYDESLRKLEDGNTEENGDSVKVTGKRTFGPVKNTTKETNKKQKLDDPDKSSDSEYESDSSQHLDNNDVNKVDDVQLGTALLDDETQDDLFKSFDDIIKNPGPKTTFEVGMLADNSWKKFNSSKGNDRSNANSDTDKSMLKVPYMAGQNPKQLDHNSDSDSEEEMVEGLMTISDTKESYKIPSQADLIRQAFAGDDVEAEFEKDKLDVLNEENPEPEKPALVPGWGQWTDIQQKKGLPSWMVKEHENAKRKREEALKRRKDAKLKHVIISEHVDKKADKLLARNLPFPYTSKDVYEQSIRMPIGPDFNPAISVAALNRPAIVKKPGVVIKPIQYEEVDPHEKPDEPKRIIQRAVPNPKAKKTSAKKAKAVASNKRK, encoded by the exons ATGGCTGGGACCAGGCCGAGAGGGAATCCGAAATCCAAGGCCCTGGTCGCCGGGGCAGCGcacgggaagaagaagaagagcggCGTGACGGGCGGGGCGGGGAAGCGCGGGGAGAGGTGCTCCCGCCATGGCCCTCGCCTCCCCACGGCGCTGCGCCGGCAGCTCGACGCTCTGGGGCCCAGCCCCTCGAGGGGgtccgacgacgaggacggggAGGCGGGGTCCGACTCCGGGGGAGACGACGTGTACGAGTACGAGGAGGGGGTgcccgaggaggaggccgggaAGAACAGCCGCTACGACGCCGTCGAGAAGTACGAGTACGAGTTCGACAGCGACGCCTCCAATGCG GATGAAGACGTGCCTTCAGATGAAGGTGAGGATATGGAAGAAGATGATGCCGGCGAGGATGAAGATGAGGAAAAGCAGATAAGAATACTTCAGGAGACGACTGGCATGCCTAGGGAAGCGTTTGATG GGGGTAAGAAGAAGAAACAGCCACTGGAGCTGCCTTTGCAGCCTGAAGTTGGAGATGGTCCTGTGACAATCCATGATCTCTTGAATAATATTCAGGGTAAGCCTGGATATAGCAAACTCCGGAAGAGGCTGCAACAGCAGGAGAAAAAGCCAATGGTCGTGCAGGCCCCACTTCCAAAagtggagagagagaagatcGAGCGTGGTGTGGTATACCAGGAATCCAAGAAGGAGGTCACCAAGTGGGAGCCATTAGTGAAGAGGAACCGGGAGGCTCCCACACTCTACTTTGAAAATGATCTGAACTTAGGAGTCAACACAGTTGGGGCGATAGCTAGTGAATTTAAACCAAGAAATGAGTTTGAGAAGAAGATGGCTGAGATAATCCATAGCACAGAAATGATGGAAGCACATAAGAACGATGGTGCTAAAAtcttggaactaaacaag ATTGATATGGAAGATGTGAGAGATCGTCAAGATCGTCTTGCTAAAATGCGCAGCCTTCTGTTTCGCCATGAGATGAAAGCAAAGCGAATAAAGAAGATCAAGTCCAGGACATATCACAGGATGTTGAAAAAGGATAAACTGAAGGCAGCATCAGCTGATTTGGAGGCTGATCCAGAAGCTGCCAAAGAACATGCTATGAAACAGGAATTTAAACGTGCAGAG GAACGGATGAGACTAAAACACAAGAATACTTCGAAATGGGCAAAGCGAATATTGAAGCGAGGATTGGATGTTCAAGATGAAGGCACTCGGGCTGCTATTGCAGCACAACTCCAACAAAATGCTCTCCTTACTAGAAAAATGAATTCCACAAAAGATGATTCTAGTAGCAGTGAGGAAAGTTCTGATGGTGAGGAAGATGACAATGAATCAGAAGAAAACATTCTGAacaaagggaaagaaaaaattcttaaaGTTCTCGGGAACGATAATGAGATACCAACGTCAGGGGTTTTTTCATTGCCTTTCATG GAGCGTGCTATGAAGAAGCATGAGGAAGCAACTTATCAGGAAGCACGGCTAGCTCTTGAAGAGTATGATGAATCATTGAGGAAATTGGAGGATGGTAACACTGAAGAGAATGGAGATTCAGTGAAGGTGACTGGTAAAAGAACTTTTGGACCTGTCAAAAATACAACCAAAGAGACCAATAAGAAGCAAAAGTTAGATGATCCTGACAAGAGCAGTGATAGCGAATATGAATCTGACTCTTCTCAACATCTGGACAACAATGATGTAAATAAGGTGGATGATGTGCAGCTTGGGACTGCACTTCTGGATGATGAAACGCAGGACGATCTGTTCAAA AGCTTTGATGATATTATAAAGAATCCAGGCCCAAAGACAACCTTTGAAGTTGGAATGTTAGCTGATAATTCATGGAAGAAG TTTAACAGTAGCAAAGGAAATGACAGAAGCAATGCCAATAGTGATACTGATAAGTCCATGCTGAAGGTTCCTTATATGGCAGGCCAGAATCCTAAG CAACTGGATCACAATTCTGATTCAGATTCTGAGGAAGAGATGGTTGAGGGTTTAATGACCATCTCCGATACGAAGGAAAGCTATAAAATTCCGTCGCAAGCTGATCTTATACGACAGGCTTTTGCTGGTGATGATGTTGAGGCTGAGTTTGAGAAGGACAAACTTGATGTTTTAAATGAAGAGAATCCTGAACCTGAAAAACCTGCTCTTGTTCCTGGTTGGGGACAGTGGACTGACATTCAACAGAAAAAGGGACTTCCTTCATGGATGGTGAAAGAACATGAAAACGCGAAAAGGAAGAGGGAAGAAGCCttgaagaggaggaaggatgCAAAGCTCAAGCACGTTATTATTTCTGAACATGTTGACAAGAAG GCTGACAAGCTTTTAGCAAGAAATCTGCCTTTTCCTTACACTTCGAAAGACGTATATGAGCAGAGTATCCGAATGCCTATTGGACCTGATTTCAACCCAGCTATATCAGTTGCTGCTCTGAATCGGCCTGCG ATTGTCAAGAAGCCTGGAGTTGTCATCAAGCCAATACAATATGAAGAGGTTGATCCCCATGAGAAGCCTGATGAACCGAAAAGGATCATTCAGAGAGCTGTTCCAAATCCCAAAGCAAAGAAAACATCTGCAAAAAAAGCAAAGGCGGTGGCCTCCAATAAGAGGAAGTGA
- the LOC102706458 gene encoding 60S ribosomal protein L22-2 produces the protein MARGVAAKGGAAGGKKKGSVTFVIDCAKPVDDKIMEIASLEKFLQERIKVAGGKAGNLGESVTVSRDKTKVTVTSDGPFSKRYLKYLTKKYLKKYNVRDWLRVIASNKDRNVYELRYFNIAENEGEEED, from the exons atggcgcgcggcgtggcggcgaagggcgggGCCGCCGGCGGGAAGAAGAAGGGGTCCGTCACCTTCGTCATCGACTGCGCCAAGCCCGTCGACGACAAGATCATGGAGATCGCGTCGCTCGAGAAGTTCCTGCAGGAGCGCATCAaggtcgccggcggcaaggCCGGGAACCTCGGCGAGTCCGTCACCGTCTCCCGCGACAAGACCAAGGTCACCGTCACCTCCGACGGGCCCTTCTCCAAGAG GTACTTGAAGTACTTGACCAAGAAGTACCTGAAGAAGTACAATGTGCGTGACTGGCTCCGGGTGATTGCATCCAACAAGGACCGTAATGTCTATGAGCTCCGGTACTTCAACATTGCAGAGAACGAGGGTGAAGAGGAGGATTAG
- the LOC121053932 gene encoding uncharacterized protein LOC121053932 has product MADEYHQYGYGGGGPRGAPHGLLLAVVVGLVVAGPLFVGDGGEALTEAVAELLSPVGLLLLPVGLLLLIRLLSSDRGAAALADVFAFGGSPDAVHRVGGSPIGVALMLLLILALLYYRTALFGGDGGDDE; this is encoded by the coding sequence ATGGCGGACGAGTACCACCAGTACGGGTACGGGGGCGGGGGGCCGAGGGGGGCGCCGCACGGGCTGCtgctggcggtggtggtggggctGGTGGTGGCCGGCCCGCTCTTCGTCGGGGACGGCGGGGAGGCCCTCACGGAGGCCGTCGCCGAGCTGCTCAGCCCCGtggggctcctcctcctccccgtgggcctcctcctcctcatccgcctcctctcctccgaccgcggcgccgccgcgctcgccgacgTCTTCGCCTTCGGGGGCTCCCCCGACGCCGTCCACCGCGTCGGCGGCTCCCCCATCGGCGTCGCGCTCATGCTGCTCCTCATCCTCGCCCTGCTCTACTACCGCACCGCCCtcttcggcggcgacggcggcgacgacgagtag
- the LOC102719285 gene encoding blue-light photoreceptor PHR2: protein MAAAPVSDAPAAAAHRHDDPTLPPFASFSLSLSLRTPASPSPAALASVPSTLHLPTQISTLAVCLHPSASASGSPSSRRSGRLNAAASSLLSPFPSSTPGLSRSFPSGAPAAAGRRRTLVWFRADLRLHDHEPLHAAVGASSSLLPVFVFDPRDFGKSPSGFDRTGPYRANFLLDSVADLRRSLRARGGDLVVRVGRPEVVIPELARAAGVEAVFAHGEVSRDECRAEERVSKAVEKEGVEVKYFWGSTLYHLDDLPFRLEDMPSNYGGFKEAVKGLDVRKVLDAPEEVKCVPMKNALEPGDIPTLAELGLTAPPAMAQDSKPAVGSTLIGGEVEALERLKKFAAECCMQPNKADKDNTRDSIYGANFSCKISPWLATGCLSPRFMYEELKKHASRAIPSGSTPKNGDGTGDAGTNWLMFELLWRDFFRFITKKYSSAQKTSDVAPATGCTPTPALA, encoded by the exons AtggccgccgctcccgtctccgacgcccccgccgccgccgctcaccgcCACGACGACCCTACCCTCCCCCCATTCGCCTCCTTctcgctctccctctccctccgcacgccggcctccccctccccggcCGCGCTCGCCTCCGTCCCCTCCACCCTCCACCTCCCCACCCAAATCTCCACCCTCGCCGTCTGCCTCcacccctccgcctccgcctcgggcTCCCCTTCGTCCCGCCGCTCCGGCCGCCTCAAcgccgcggcgtcgtcgcTCCTCTCCCCGTTCCCGTCCTCCACGCCGGGCCTCTCCCGCTCCTTCCCCTCCGgggcgcccgccgccgccgggcgccgccgcacgcTCGTGTGGTTCCGCGCCGACCTCCGCCTCCACGACCACGAGCCCCTCCACGCCGCGGTCGGGGCGTCGTCCTCGCTGCTCCCGGTCTTCGTCTTCGACCCGCGCGACTTCGGCAAGTCCCCCTCCGGCTTCGACCGCACAGGCCCCTACCGCGCCAACTTCCTGCTGGACTCCGTCGCCGACCTTCGCCGGAgcctccgcgcgcgcggcggcgacctggtGGTGCGGGTGGGAAGGCCCGAGGTGGTGATTCCTGAGCTCGCGCGGGCAGCGGGAGTTGAGGCCGTGTTTGCGCATGGGGAGGTGTCGCGAGACGAGTGCCGCGCCGAGGAGAGGGTGAGCAAGGCCGTTGAGAAGGAGGGCGTCGAGGTCAAGTACTTCTGGGGCAGCACGCTGTACCACTTGGACGACCTGCCTTTCCGGCTCGAGGACATGCCGTCCAACTACGGTGGCTTCAAGGAAGCGGTGAAGGGTTTGGATGTCAGGAAGGTTCTCGACGCGCCAGAGGAGGTCAAGTGTGTTCCTATGAAGAACGCGCTTGAGCCTGGTGACATCCCCACACTTGCCGAGCTCGGTCTCACCGCGCCACCGGCTATGGCACAG GACTCAAAGCCTGCTGTTGGTTCCACTCTCATTGGTGGTGAGGTTGAAGCTCTGGAGAGGTTAAAGAAATTTGCTGCAGAATGTTGTATGCAGCCAAACAAAGCAGACAAGGACAACACTCGAGATAGCATATATGGTGCTAATTTCTCCTGCAAAATTTCACCATGGCTTGCTACAGGTTGCCTCTCACCGCGCTTCATGTATgaggagttgaagaagcatGCTTCAAG AGCAATTCCATCAGGATCAACACCCAAGAATGGTGATGGCACAGGTGATGCAGGGACAAATTGGTTAATGTTCGAATTGTTATGGAGAGATTTCTTCAG GTTCATCACAAAGAAGTACAGTTCTGCACAGAAGACCTCTGATGTTGCTCCTGCCACTGGTTGCACCCCTACCCCAGCGCTTGCATAA
- the LOC102719573 gene encoding universal stress protein MT2085-like: protein MNTTTRRPAIRVVAMAMAAAAAAATTADTATTTVLVGVDYSEHSYHALEEAARFVAARLPRGAAELVAVHARRPLAPAFVPIGAVAPVMSMEEAEQRAMEKLMRDKARGLTAQYGVEVKLEVKDGEARRVLCDAVIEHGAGVLVVGSHGYGPVRRALLGSVSDHCCRHASCPVMVVKMPLAKR, encoded by the exons ATG AACACAACGACGCGTCGGCCGGCAATCCGCGTCGTGGCGatggcaatggcggcggcggcggctgctgcgaCAACCGCGGACACGGCGACTACGACGGTGCTCGTCGGCGTGGACTACAGCGAGCACAGCTACCACGcgctggaggaggcggcgcgcttcgtggcggcgaggcttccccgcggcgccgccgagctcgtcgccgtccacgccCGCCGGCCGCTCGCCCCGGCGTTCGTCCCCATCG gggcggtggcgccggtgaTGAgcatggaggaggcggagcagcGCGCGATGGAGAAGCTGATGCGGGATAAGGCGCGCGGGCTCACGGCGCAGTACGGG GTTGAGGTGAAGCTGGAGGTGaaggacggcgaggcgaggcgcgTCCTGTGCGACGCCGTCATCgagcacggcgccggcgtgctGGTGGTGGGCAGCCATGGCTACGGCCCGGTCCGGAGGGCGCTGCTGGGGAGCGTCAGCGACCACTGCTGCCGCCACGCGAGCTGCCCCGTCATGGTTGTCAAGATGCCCCTGGCCAAGCGTTGA
- the LOC102705891 gene encoding dormancy-associated protein homolog 3: MGLLDKLWDDTVAGPRPDTGLGRLRKHAARPAAVKINDPAGDATMTAAPPTPPGVADEAPVKVTRSIMIKRPAGYPSSPRSAASTPPASPAGSTPPISPFAGAGGRFRRKSSSDAYERATAGTTSHPPPFEV, encoded by the exons ATGGGCCTCCTCGACAAGCTGTGGGACGACACCGTCGCGGGCCCCCGCCCCGACACCGGCCTCGGCCGCCTCCGCAAGCAcgccgcccgccccgccgccgttaAGATCAACG ATCCGGCTGGGGACGCGACGATGACGGCcgccccgccgacgccgccgggcGTAGCCGACGAGGCGCCGGTGAAGGTGACCCGCAGCATCATGATCAAGCGCCCGGCCGGGTACCCCTCGTCGCCGAGGAGCGCCGCCagcacgccgccggcctccccggCCGGATCCACGCCACCCATCTCGccgttcgccggcgccg GTGGTCGCTTCAGAAGGAAATCATCTTCAGATGCATATGAGAGGGCAACAGCTGGGACAACCAGTCACCCACCTCCCTTTGAAGTGTGA
- the LOC102706735 gene encoding serine/arginine-rich splicing factor SR34A-like isoform X2 yields MSRRWSRTIYVGNLPGDIREREVEDLFYKYGRIVDIDLKIPPRPPGFAFVEFEDPRDAEDACAGRDGYNFDGHRLRVEPAHGGRGHGSSYDRPSNFGGGRRGVSRHSEYRVMVTGLPSSASWQDLKDHMRKAGDVCFSEVYREGSGTVGIVDYTNYDDMKYAIKKLDDSEFRNAFSHGHIRVKEYDGKRARSYSRSRSPSRSRSKSRSLSKSPRARRSASRSRSRSRSVSSRSRSASKGRSPSRLDYLFILSGIVRRSGDCTLGY; encoded by the exons ATGAGCAGGCGGTGGAGCCGGACGATCTACGTGGGAAACCTCCCCGGCGACAtccgggagagggaggtggaggATCTCTTCTACAAG TATGGACGAATTGTTGACATTGACTTGAAGATCCCTCCGAGGCCGCCAGGTTTTGCTTTTGTTGAG TTTGAAGATCCCCGTGATGCTGAAGATGCATGTGCTGGCAGGGATGGCTATAACTTTGATGGACACCGTCTAAGG GTTGAACCTGCTCATGGTGGGAGAGGTCATGGTTCCTCCTACGACCGTCCCAGCAACTTTGGTGGTGGACGCCGTGGCGTTTCCAGGCACTCAGAATACCGTG TTATGGTTACTGGGTTGCCTTCTTCTGCATCATGGCAAGATCTAAAG GACCATATGCGTAAGGCTGGTGATGTTTGTTTCTCAGAAGTGTATCGCGAAGGCAGTG GTACTGTAGGGATTGTGGACTACACAAACTATGATGACATGAAATATGCT ATAAAGAAGCTTGATGACAGTGAATTCAGGAACGCCTTTTCCCATGGTCACATAAGG GTGAAAGAATATGATGGCAAGCGTGCCCGCTCTTATTCACGTAGCCGGAGCCCAAGTCGTAGTCGAAGCAAAAGCAGGAGTCTAAG CAAATCTCCTAGAGCTCGCCGTTCAGCATCCCGATCTCGATCTCGATCAAGGTCTGTTTCTTCCCGTTCACGGTCAGCATCAAAAGGGCGTTCTCCATCAAG ACTTGATTATCTCTTCATTTTATCTGGGATTGTGCGGCGATCTGGGGATTGCACATTAGGATATTGA